Proteins encoded within one genomic window of Hermetia illucens chromosome 2, iHerIll2.2.curated.20191125, whole genome shotgun sequence:
- the LOC119648066 gene encoding uncharacterized protein LOC119648066 isoform X3, which yields MEEKKSEGVESGCVSQAEGAKTDAPSLGPVTLGEKKRIIRKVSVLDPSRLSKLGLDKIIIQAVSKLKEPVNSPQAINGQPLANSSPKPSANTAKSSTIKKLQIVKHGGSKPCKNANPKIEVDSKGTDEQKEVATSKLTSAEIKLLLRKRVQARGAARQESAQTVKTVSCGDSANNIKNNKVDCSVSDNKRPKIDTIHRRRKKSEQVQKEESVATDAFCGFTKEEISEGDDILKRLCDAIRKFESNNVKKIPSFVHLKTYLNKRKTGQAKDLLPRTRRDSEIQPKPENQAQTLPSPFEHTSGTVCAIPSIPVTLASVITVPPALRSLEDFPPPNAENELISANPVESNSVDSVSADLRSLEGVSSVNVDNGVIPEDPVEPNSVDSELRSEEDHNIQIEETEDIDIIQVKTVEENPVRVPTEQSKQVLLPSLPIKESLLQPTNLDFGKVRNTAIDAGSTLTVGSQTDELILSESSQQTEDAEPKPILSNLSTPKSTNKGIIILDQQIFKSGTPLPASLLGPDFVIDGSFPGNSFKKEKSPPKPSVSKDRTILVKLLSEDTQSEEIKIEIVDPLLVERPEKTMDPIRNICKSYMRKMLKSTGIKQIKINPSQANAKSTVLSNSEADGIASHSGVVDETETNQLLVPKQEVETAESENYTIIVDSNQYEEFINQTPDQGNENPPQIESNETVDHGNFSANDFQSNEPLDAVEYILNCTQNDMTNSMQFEGEEDFEDVNWDDDDIDESDDDNATPNTQVVNGVIGQEYNQQVLLPNSTNENLVYATDPNIVSMIEQAEITFAVDVKPSVETISFANVGDAQEAKNMLLQNSMVSPVPVPVIKTEKDLQSEPPICIQPTSLNQTPVVVDHSIGTDQATGEEKNLNGPPKKRKRTILHYTNVVKAPVDEITERIKQRMIDKGRKLNDTKESAPLEENEKANKNDSVESTLSKTGENEQITEPESIPSLPTDSNKESKQVRPVPGRRSKVIPIMRGRPRALKSTASANTSETQTSTVPTSNNSQQKVENIDLIPKNGSGSAGTDSITTEPADTISSTGTEKSCEEVAENIDNINQDAVVNTITTDSCIDTTGDNSSSNQLVQYQSEHQTVVNNDTHAEILEAAQIKVEKGSAGKFPMPVTSEVFQAGDLVEVYTESETANETDVALNVNSETIPEIDNEGAVANELERKSSRVRKPKNNGDFVITDSKNTRKGTKKLSSTDEAAPINTTTGVRESDMHPGNSTDSIILKPLKSRRKNTIPEIDKLVRKRQKLDAEQVVGEPNQTESVTTTDERVETSPQSTPPIRRVGRPPKIKRNINKDRGLQRGIEQYFSSTPTLKPTEDGEQYAEITTPETSQNLSQPLQNHRTPSKPTVKRRGRPPKNRPVESTSISVLDDSAASINSEQDDGRKKKTGANDYTIDPRIILAKSRNDLTCEISVEDEMFGAHKIKKEPQVDRRGMVQCGACKELMAEGRFVKHLPEHYGVGWREGLDPPINMSSYREVLNAMIQYMYRHKVTSFECKFCQGVKKSAAGFLAHLFTCLLSKEQLAKMMEPCKFCEKAFIPHALWTHLKICKENPDNRKELFGEEEEHFAAEPKRRSAIKATSSFKAMIDSGKLTVDDFVKPYQPLRAGGLIIRWRSELKKHGIAKCPEKTCSYESETLDELKAHFRNCEKLHRGGFSCVRCNFYSMNEADVRSHASLKHEKELKGEVTAEREKKAKGEENDFSASNCESDSEDESSESEVEKRPPGIPNITKVRDFLKTTKSIYDEIHADEALFPNLLPSEMTFSRRPFGHFLPIVNSSIKYNFIFDKKIQINKSVGSSKLPEEWFELEQFETMMLKGETMTFIGGPITNCAWAPKPKQNMDKSIEYLAVSFKRSYTAHTKLLKPVEEDALILIYKIETALNDKSGEIKTELQYGVQCIGPINHFVFLPSGGYVPELNRLGLLAVSSAKSDIHIYSLPLEAIDTDCDNTVNKKSCNILDLKPSLILRVDLSKNLKEDESCVTQCTRLVWSEVKNHNIIVGGYANGFVGLWDIREEDNLTKFCNDGVQCFVPISFFNTIGHAVTGLAMHYMSGDPRWLVVTNRIRDYRIYDLEDMSNPIQVVQDGFQKSTLSSAVWPIYTENPVMSLDDDYIEDATYVFTRSLHNVTFRTKHEMHSSSGYTSLEFSPYYNAFIGGCENGDIIIQRYKSISTENIWNNAYPRKFIFFSDIIRLDGKAIPSTNPKKVKGPLDQETIKCLDSFDDKCKDEYGLMFGGPMACARQNKSEAQAAERSPPFALRPLTRVSCLALCPNAANACIVAVGYYNGLIRLKYLNFNGYC from the exons CAAATACTGCTAAATCTTCTACCATAAAAAAACTACAGATTGTTAAACATGGAGGCAGTAAACCTTGTAAAAACGCTAATCCGAAAATTGAGGTAGATTCGAAGGGGACCGATGAACAAAAAGAAGTCGCAACATCAAAGCTTACATCTGCAGAAATTAAATTGCTTTTAAGAAAAAGAGTTCAAGCTCGCGGTGCAGCTAGGCAAGAATCAGCACAAACGGTAAAGACAGTGTCCTGCGGCGATTCTGCgaataatataaaaaacaacaaaGTAGATTGCAGTGTAAGTGACAATAAGAGGCCGAAAATAGACACAATCCATCGGAGAAGGAAGAAATCTGAGCAAGTACAGAAAGAAGAGTCTGTTGCAACTGATGCATTCTGCGGATTTACAAAGGAAGAGATTTCCGAAGGAGATGATATTTTAAAGCGGCTCTGTGATGCAATACGAAAGTTCGAATCAAACAATGTGAAGAAAATTCCATCTTTCGTGCATTTAAAAACGTAtctcaataaaagaaaaacaggtCAAGCCAAAGATTTATTGCCGAGGACCCGGAGGGACAGTGAAATTCAACCAAAACCTGAAAATCAGGCCCAAACCCTACCGAGCCCGTTCGAACATACTTC AGGAACCGTCTGCGCGATTCCTTCTATACCTGTTACTTTGGCTAGTGTCATAACAGTTCCGCCTGCTTTAAGAAGTTTAGAAGATTTCCCGCCTCCTAACGCGGAAAATGAACTAATATCGGCGAATCCAGTAGAGTCAAATTCTGTTGATTCAGTTTCCGCCGATTTACGAAGCTTAGAAGGTGTTTCGTCTGTTAACGTAGATAATGGTGTGATACCGGAAGACCCAGTAGAGCCCAATTCTGTTGATTCTGAATTACGATCAGAAGAGGATCACAACATTCAAATAGAAGAGACAgaagacatagatattattcaaGTGAAAACTGTTGAGGAAAACCCCGTTCGAGTGCCTACTGAGCAAAGTAAACAAGTCCTTTTGCCTTCCTTGCCAATAAAAGAGAGCTTGTTGCAGCCAACCAATTTGGATTTTGGAAAAGTGAGAAACACTGCCATTGACGCTGGCTCTACATTGACTGTTGGTTCACAAACTGACGAGTTGATTTTAAGTGAAAGTTCGCAACAAACGGAAGacgccgaaccaaaaccaatacTATCCAACCTGAGCACCCCAAAATCCACAAATAAAGGAATTATTATACTTGatcaacaaattttcaaatctgGAACTCCTTTACCTGCGTCTTTACTTGGTCCTGACTTCGTAATAGACGGAAGTTTTCCCGGTAATagttttaaaaaggaaaaaagtccCCCGAAGCCCTCAGTTTCAAAGGACCGTACAATATTGGTTAAATTATTGAGTGAAGATACTCAGTCAGAAGAAATCAAAATTGAGATAGTCGATCCTCTCCTCGTTGAGCGACCGGAGAAAACGATGGATCCAATAAGAAACATCTGTAAATCTTATATGAGGAAAATGCTGAAGTCAACTGGcataaaacaaatcaaaataaatccTTCACAAGCGAATGCGAAATCAACGGTATTGTCAAACTCGGAAGCCGATGGGATTGCTAGTCATAGTGGGGTTGTAGATGAGACCGAAACAAATCAATTGTTGGTTCCCAAACAAGAGGTCGAAACAGCGGAAAGTGAAAACTACACAATTATTGTGGATTCGAATCAGTATGAAGAGTTCATTAATCAAACACCTGATCAAGGTAACGAAAATCCCCCGCAAATTGAATCAAATGAAACGGTGGACCATGGAAACTTTTCTGCGAATGATTTCCAATCTAACGAACCTTTGGATGCTGTCGAATACATTCTGAATTGTACCCAAAACGACATGACGAACTCCATGCAATTCGAAGGTGAAGAAGATTTTGAAGATGTTAACTGGGACGATGACGATATTGATGAGTCGGACGATGACAATGCTACCCCCAATACTCAAGTGGTGAACGGAGTGATTGGCCAAGAGTACAATCAACAAGTTTTACTTCCGAACAGTACTAATGAAAATCTCGTATATGCCACGGATCCAAATATAGTTAGTATGATAGAACAGGCTGAAATCACTTTCGCTGTGGACGTCAAACCTTCAGTTGAGACAATTAGTTTCGCAAACGTTGGTGATGCTCAGGAAGCAAAAAATATGCTATTGCAAAATTCTATGGTTTCACCTGTACCTGTCCCCGTAATTAAGACTGAAAAAGACTTGCAATCAGAGCCTCCAATCTGTATACAGCCAACCAGTTTAAATCAAACTCCGGTAGTTGTTGATCACTCTATTGGCACAGATCAAGCGACTGGCGAGGAAAAGAATCTCAACGGTCCACCGAAGAAGCGAAAGCGTACAATCCTGCACTATACAAATGTTGTAAAAGCTCCTGTTGATGAGATAACGGAGAGAATTAAACAGCGTATGATTGATAAGGGTAGAAAGCTGAATGATACAAAGGAGTCTGCCCCTttggaagaaaatgaaaaagccAACAAAAATGATTCAGTGGAATCAACATTAAGTAAAACAggagaaaatgagcaaattaCGGAGCCAGAATCAATTCCATCTTTGCCTACTGATTCGAATAAAGAAAGCAAACAAGTTCGACCGGTCCCTGGGAGGCGTTCCAAAGTAATTCCAATAATGCGCGGCCGCCCTCGTGCGTTAAAGTCGACAGCCAGCGCTAATACTTCAGAAACACAGACGTCCACTGTACCTACATCAAATAATAGCCAACAAAAAGTGGAAAACATAGATTTGATTCCAAAAAACGGTTCGGGTTCAGCAGGAACTGATTCGATTACAACCGAGCCTGCTGATACAATTTCGAGTACAGGGACTGAGAAATCATGTGAAGAAGTCGCTGAAAATATAGACAACATTAATCAAGATGCTGTAGTAAATACGATAACAACGGATAGCTGCATTGATACAACAGGAGACAACAGTTCATCAAATCAATTGGTTCAATATCAGAGTGAACATCAAACTGTTGTGAATAATGACACGCATGCTGAAATCCTCGAGGCAGCTCAAATTAAGGTCGAAAAAGGTAGCGCCGGGAAATTTCCTATGCCAGTAACATCTGAAGTTTTTCAGG CAGGCGACCTTGTTGAAGTATATACAGAGTCTGAAACCGCTAATGAAACTGATGTAGCTTTGAATGTGAATTCAGAGACTATACCCGAAATTGATAATGAAGGCGCTGTGGCCAATGAACTTGAGAGAAAGTCAAGTAGAGTTCGTAAGCCTAAAAATAATGGTGATTTTGTGATCACTGATTCGAAAAATACTCGCAAGGGAACTAAAAAATTATCGAGTACAGATGAGGCGGCTCCAATTAATACTACAACGGGTGTTCGTGAGTCAGATATGCATCCAGGAAATTCTACTGACAGTATAATTTTAAAGCCTCTGAAATCACGTCGGAAGAACACGATACCTGAAATTGACAAGCTAGTGAGGAAACGACAAAAGCTTGATGCCGAACAAGTAGTAGGCGAGCCTAACCAAACCGAGTCAGTTACAACTACAGACGAAAGAGTGGAAACTTCTCCTCAAAGCACGCCGCCAATCAGAAGAGTGGGGCGACCACCTAAGATTAAACGAAATATCAATAAAGATCGAGGATTACAAAGAGGAATTGAACAGTATTTCTCTTCAACTCCGACTCTGAAACCTACTGAAGATGGTGAACAATATGCTGAAATTACAACACCAGAAACATCACAGAATTTATCACAACCATTGCAAAACCATCGAACTCCATCAAAACCAACAGTAAAAAGACGTGGAAGACCTCCCAAAAACCGACCAGTTGAATCAACTTCGATTTCCGTTCTAGACGATTCTGCTGCCTCCATCAATTCGGAGCAAGATGACGGCAGGAAAAAAAAGACTGGCGCCAATGATTATACCATTGACCCCAGAATTATTTTGGCTAAGAGTCGCAATGACTTGACATGCGAAATATCAGTGGAAGATGAAATGTTTGGGGCACACAAAATTAAGAAGGAACCTCAGGTTGATCGACGGGGTATGGTCCAGTGTGGGGCATGTAAGGAGCTTATGGCTGAGGGACGATTTGTTAAACATTTACCGGAACATTACGGTGTAGGATGGCGAGAAGGGCTGGATCCCCCGATT AATATGTCATCATACCGAGAAGTTCTGAATGCAATGATACAATATATGTATCGGCACAAAGTTACCTCATTCGAATGCAAATTTTGCCAAGGAGTTAAAAAGTCTGCTGCCGGATTTCTTGCGCATCTTTTTACATGCTTGTTAAGCAAAGAACAACTGGCCAAAATGATGGAGCCTtgtaaattttgtgaaaaagctttcatacctcaTGCCTTGTGGACCCATCTGAAAATATGCAAAGAGAATCCAGATAACAGGAAGGAACTATTTGGGGAGGAAGAAGAACACTTTGCAGCAGAACCGAAGCGAAGATCAGCAATAAA GGCGACTTCATCTTTTAAGGCAATGATTGATTCTGGTAAACTGACAGTTGACGAT TTCGTCAAACCTTATCAACCACTTCGTGCCGGGGGGCTAATTATTCGCTGGAGAAGTGAATTGAAAAAACATGGAATTGCTAAATGTCCAGAAAAAACATGCAGTTACGAGTCAGAGACATTAGACGAATTGAAAGCACATTTTCGAAATTGTGAAAAGCTTCATCGTGGTGGTTTCTCCTGTGTTCGGTGTAATTTCTATAGCATGAATGAAGCCGATGTACGATCTCATGCTTCACTGAAGCACGAAAAGGAACTGAAAGGAGAAGTCACTGCTGAGCGtgaaaagaaagcaaaaggagaagaaaacgaTTTTTCAGCATCAAATTGTGAATCAGACAGCGAAGATGAAAGCAGTGAATCTGAGGTGGAGAAAAGACCTCCGGGAATACCGAATATTACGAAGGTGCGCGACTTTCttaaaacaacaaaatcaaT CTATGATGAGATCCACGCTGATGAAGCTTTATTCCCAAACTTATTGCCTTCTGAAATGACATTTTCTCGAAGACCGTTTGGCCACTTCCTACCTATTGTAAACAGCTCCATTAAGTACAATTTTATTTTcgacaaaaaaatacaaatcaacAAATCCGTTGGATCATCCAAATTGCCTGAGGAATGGTTTGAGCTAGAACAATTTGAAACGATGATGCTAAAAG GCGAAACAATGACGTTCATTGGCGGACCAATAACTAATTGTGCTTGGGCCCCTAAGCCCAAGCAAAACATGGACAAATCCATTGAATATTTGGCTGTGTCTTTCAAACGAAGTTATACCGCTCATACGAAGCTATTGAAACCAGTTGAAGAAGATGCTCTGATTCTCATATATAAAATAGAAACGGCACTCAATGATAAGAGTGGCGAAATAAAGACTGAATTACAATATGGAGTGCAGTGCATTGGACCCATTAATCATTTTGTGTTTTTGCCAAGCGGTGGCTACGTACCCGAATTGAATCGACTCGGGCTGTTGGCCGTTAGCTCGGCAAAGTCTGACATTCATATATATTCATTGCCCCTCGAAGCAATTGACACAGACTGTGATAATACCGTTAATAAGAAAAGTTGTAATATATTAGATCTTAAGCCGAGTTTAATACTGCGAGTAGACTTAAGTAAAAATCTTAAAGAGGATGAGAGCTGTGTGACGCAATGTACGCGGCTGGTGTGGTCAGAG GTGAAAAATCACAACATTATTGTAGGTGGATATGCAAACGGGTTTGTGGGGCTGTGGGATATTCGCGAGGAGGACAATCTTACGAAATTCTGTAATGATGGAGTGCAGTGTTTTGTTCCAATATCTTTTTTCAATACGATAGGGCATGCTGTTACTG GTCTCGCTATGCATTATATGTCCGGAGATCCCCGATGGTTGGTCGTTACAAACCGAATAAGAGATTATCGAATTTACGATCTGGAAGACATGAGCAACCCAATACAAGTGGTACAGGACGGATTTCAAAAGAGCACCTTATCCAGCGCGGTGTGGCCTATTTATACAGAAAACCCAGTGATGTCGTTGGACGATGATTATATAGAAG ATGCTACTTACGTTTTTACACGTAGCCTGCATAATGTTACTTTTAGAACAAAGCATGAAATGCATAGTTCGTCTGGATACACCTCATTGGAGTTTTCACCATACTACAATGCATTCATTGGTGGCTGCGAGAATGGTGATATCATCATACAGAGATATAAGTCGATTTCTACGGAGAATATATGGAATAATGCGTATCCaaggaaatttatatttttctcgGATATTATTCGATTAGATGGAAAGGCAATTCCGAGTACCAATCCTAAGAAAGTAAAAGGTCCTTTGGATCAGGAAACTATAAAATGTCTGGACTCTTTTGATGATAAATGCAAGGACGAGTATGGATTGATGTTTGGCGGACCAATGGCG TGCGCGCGACAAAACAAAAGTGAAGCGCAGGCGGCAGAGCGATCACCACCATTTGCTCTGCGGCCTTTGACTCGAGTTAGTTGTCTTGCGCTATGCCCGAATGCTGCTAATGCTTGTATAGTAGCTGTTGGCTATTATAATGGCTTGATTAGGTTAaagtatttaaattttaatggaTATTGTTAA